The Paeniglutamicibacter sulfureus genome includes a region encoding these proteins:
- a CDS encoding NAD-dependent succinate-semialdehyde dehydrogenase yields the protein MAVTANAQTSTSTGYRVLNPATGEVVEEFPTATDAEIQDAIAAAESGYQQWKNVDINERAKIVARVGELFAERADELAAIITQEMGKPLSESKGEAEFCKDIFEYFATEGPTLAADTEIKNIGGGKAVIQRLPVGPLLGIMPWNYPYYQVARFAAPNLMLGNTIVLKHAETCPRSALAIAQIMDDAGVPAGVYNNVFASHGQISTIIEDPRIQGVSLTGSERAGAIIGEQAGRNLKKAVLELGGSDPYVILDSNDVAGDAATAWATRMENTGQACNSNKRMIVMDDIFDDFVGELTKLADGLAPGDPAAELEGTFGPLSTRGAAEALAEQVKDAIDKGATLHAGGTLHEGPGAYLAPTVLSGITKEMRAYYEELFGPVAVVYKVSSDEEALAMANDTQYGLGGAVFSTDPARAAKVAAGLNSGMANVNAPSAEGAEMPFGGVKRSGFGRELGPLGMEEFVNKRLFYVAD from the coding sequence ATGGCTGTGACCGCCAACGCCCAGACGTCGACCTCCACCGGCTACCGAGTCCTCAACCCCGCCACCGGCGAGGTGGTCGAGGAATTCCCCACGGCCACCGACGCCGAGATCCAGGACGCCATCGCGGCGGCCGAATCCGGTTACCAGCAATGGAAGAACGTCGACATCAATGAACGCGCCAAGATCGTGGCACGCGTGGGCGAGCTCTTCGCCGAACGCGCCGACGAGCTCGCTGCGATCATCACGCAGGAAATGGGCAAGCCCCTCTCCGAGTCCAAGGGCGAGGCCGAGTTCTGCAAGGACATCTTCGAGTACTTCGCCACCGAGGGGCCCACGCTCGCCGCGGATACCGAAATCAAGAACATCGGCGGCGGCAAGGCCGTCATCCAGCGCCTCCCGGTCGGCCCCCTGCTGGGCATCATGCCGTGGAACTACCCGTACTACCAGGTCGCCCGCTTTGCCGCTCCCAACCTGATGCTGGGGAACACCATCGTGCTCAAGCACGCCGAGACCTGCCCGCGTTCGGCACTGGCCATCGCGCAGATCATGGATGACGCAGGCGTTCCTGCAGGCGTGTACAACAACGTCTTCGCCTCCCACGGGCAGATCTCCACGATCATCGAGGACCCGCGCATCCAGGGCGTTTCGCTGACCGGTTCCGAGCGTGCCGGTGCCATCATCGGTGAGCAGGCCGGACGCAACCTGAAGAAGGCAGTGCTGGAACTTGGCGGCTCGGACCCGTACGTCATCCTCGATTCGAACGATGTCGCGGGCGACGCCGCCACTGCCTGGGCCACCCGCATGGAGAACACCGGCCAGGCCTGCAACTCCAACAAGCGCATGATTGTCATGGACGATATCTTCGATGACTTCGTGGGTGAGCTGACCAAGCTGGCCGACGGCCTGGCCCCGGGCGATCCGGCGGCCGAGCTCGAGGGCACCTTTGGTCCCCTTTCCACCAGGGGTGCCGCCGAGGCCCTGGCCGAGCAGGTGAAGGACGCCATCGACAAGGGCGCAACCCTGCATGCCGGCGGCACGCTGCACGAGGGCCCAGGCGCCTACCTGGCCCCGACCGTGCTCTCGGGAATCACCAAGGAGATGCGTGCCTACTACGAGGAGCTGTTCGGCCCGGTGGCCGTTGTCTACAAGGTCTCCTCCGACGAGGAAGCACTTGCCATGGCCAATGACACCCAGTACGGTCTGGGCGGCGCGGTGTTCTCCACCGATCCGGCTCGCGCGGCCAAGGTAGCCGCCGGTCTGAACTCGGGAATGGCCAACGTGAATGCGCCGAGCGCCGAGGGAGCCGAGATGCCCTTTGGCGGAGTGAAGCGTTCGGGCTTCGGCCGGGAACTGGGACCGCTGGGCATGGAAGAGTTCGTCAACAAGCGCCTGTTCTACGTGGCCGACTGA
- a CDS encoding SH3 domain-containing protein, whose translation MPVNRAGTALLLGTAIALALAALNPVQAQAAPQAVPHVAAAQTGPSAYIAQPESMFRAGVARVLQTTANLNLRAAPSTSGKKLKVVPKGTRLTVTATRSGWSQVRHAGQTGWVSSTYLRSIPKAVKQGDLGKTTARLTLRQKASTASKALATVPKGGIYAVKKVSGGHAQITSRGKSGWIQGKHLKIVAKKPGREIYIDQKYTSNRAGLTDRYWTKVSGGDLYESVNGKKRIGDIPRNSVVYRDMKMEKTAGSVKGWIFVRTQGMSGWMKTSQLARTSTASTKPKKYSARQVLAQKNGRVPEKMLVAIPWDKEKTLIAAPALKDLNRLNAAFKKKFGRNLDVDLAYRTRATQDAYWVELGPYVAARPGTSNHGWGTAIDVPETYDYSFRGKYYKWLKANSKKYNWVHRKILEEGSPYAEAWHFDYVGR comes from the coding sequence ATGCCCGTCAATCGCGCAGGGACGGCACTGCTGCTGGGCACGGCGATTGCCCTTGCTCTCGCCGCCCTGAACCCGGTGCAGGCACAGGCGGCCCCGCAGGCGGTGCCGCATGTCGCGGCGGCGCAGACCGGTCCATCCGCATACATCGCGCAACCCGAAAGCATGTTTCGCGCAGGAGTCGCGAGGGTATTGCAAACCACCGCGAACCTGAACCTGCGCGCAGCGCCTTCCACATCGGGCAAGAAGCTGAAGGTCGTGCCCAAGGGCACGCGGTTGACGGTGACGGCAACCAGATCCGGATGGAGCCAGGTACGCCATGCCGGACAGACAGGTTGGGTTTCCAGCACCTACCTACGCTCCATTCCCAAGGCCGTGAAACAAGGCGACCTCGGCAAGACCACTGCCCGGCTGACGTTGCGGCAAAAGGCAAGCACCGCATCCAAAGCGCTGGCCACTGTGCCCAAGGGCGGCATCTACGCCGTCAAGAAGGTCTCCGGCGGACATGCCCAGATCACCAGCCGGGGAAAATCAGGGTGGATCCAAGGAAAACACCTCAAGATCGTCGCCAAAAAACCCGGTCGGGAAATCTACATCGACCAGAAGTACACGTCCAACCGTGCGGGTCTCACCGACAGGTATTGGACAAAGGTCTCCGGTGGCGACCTCTATGAAAGCGTGAACGGGAAAAAGCGCATCGGTGACATCCCCCGGAATTCCGTGGTGTACCGGGACATGAAGATGGAAAAAACCGCCGGATCGGTCAAGGGCTGGATCTTCGTGCGGACGCAGGGGATGAGCGGATGGATGAAAACCAGCCAGCTTGCCCGCACCTCTACCGCCTCTACGAAACCAAAGAAGTATTCGGCTAGGCAAGTCCTGGCGCAGAAGAACGGCAGGGTCCCCGAGAAGATGCTCGTGGCGATCCCGTGGGACAAGGAAAAGACGCTCATTGCCGCGCCGGCCCTCAAGGACCTGAACCGACTCAACGCAGCGTTCAAGAAAAAGTTCGGACGCAATCTCGATGTCGACCTGGCATACCGGACTCGTGCCACGCAGGACGCGTACTGGGTGGAGTTGGGTCCGTACGTCGCGGCACGTCCGGGAACCTCCAACCACGGTTGGGGGACGGCCATCGATGTGCCCGAAACCTATGACTATTCCTTCCGAGGCAAGTACTACAAATGGCTGAAGGCGAACTCCAAGAAGTACAACTGGGTGCACCGAAAGATCCTGGAGGAGGGATCGCCCTACGCCGAGGCCTGGCACTTCGACTACGTGGGGCGCTGA
- a CDS encoding AI-2E family transporter → MHTVSGMWIDPLGRIATRSVQLLVVVILAGAVVYTLLRLSVIALPILIALILSCALWPLVRLLRKFMSPLLAAWTVFLGSLLVIGGIGTALVYSVLAEWQTLVDRGVEGFNKLQGMLNRLPWNISEDQIDQAVSQVTGFLTSSQFGAGALSGLSAAGNFFTGLALLLVILFFFLKDGDRIWAFFLSWMPDHQMHRWLSTGGRTVETLGGYMRGTATVAAVDAIAITVVLLILRVPLAIPLGVVVFMSSFIPLIGATFAGILATLIALVTNGPVIALIVLGAVIVVNQLEGNFLQPVVMAHALNLHALVILLSLAAGTVLGGLVGAVLAVPLTAVAWGIVKIWADRDLPELDPGADPEKEAAAGEPTAAQVLAHAESNVSASAHEADAMHAAGSQSPPEKSEK, encoded by the coding sequence ATGCACACCGTGTCTGGAATGTGGATCGATCCGCTCGGCCGTATTGCCACGCGCTCGGTCCAATTACTGGTGGTGGTGATCCTGGCCGGGGCAGTCGTCTACACCCTCCTCAGGTTGAGCGTTATCGCTCTGCCGATCCTGATTGCCCTAATTCTTTCCTGCGCACTGTGGCCGTTGGTGCGCCTATTGCGCAAGTTCATGTCCCCACTACTGGCAGCGTGGACCGTGTTCCTCGGTTCACTGCTCGTGATCGGCGGCATCGGTACGGCCCTGGTATATTCCGTGCTTGCCGAGTGGCAAACCTTGGTTGACAGGGGCGTCGAAGGATTCAACAAGCTCCAGGGCATGTTGAATCGGTTGCCGTGGAACATCTCGGAGGACCAGATTGACCAAGCCGTCAGCCAAGTCACGGGCTTCCTGACGAGTTCCCAATTTGGCGCTGGTGCCCTGAGCGGCCTTTCTGCAGCCGGGAATTTCTTCACCGGTCTGGCGCTCTTGCTGGTGATCTTGTTCTTCTTCCTGAAAGACGGAGACAGGATCTGGGCGTTCTTCCTCTCTTGGATGCCAGACCACCAGATGCACCGTTGGCTGTCCACCGGTGGGCGCACCGTAGAGACGCTGGGCGGCTACATGCGCGGAACCGCCACCGTTGCAGCCGTGGATGCCATCGCCATCACCGTTGTCTTGCTCATCCTGCGGGTTCCGTTGGCCATTCCCCTGGGCGTAGTAGTGTTCATGAGCTCCTTCATTCCATTGATAGGTGCCACCTTCGCCGGAATCCTGGCCACCTTGATTGCCTTGGTGACAAACGGCCCCGTGATTGCCCTGATTGTTCTGGGAGCGGTGATCGTCGTGAACCAGCTGGAGGGTAACTTCCTGCAGCCTGTGGTCATGGCCCACGCGCTGAACCTGCACGCGTTGGTGATCTTGCTGTCATTGGCCGCAGGCACGGTGTTGGGCGGATTGGTGGGCGCAGTGCTGGCCGTACCCCTGACCGCTGTTGCCTGGGGCATCGTAAAAATCTGGGCCGACCGGGATTTGCCGGAGCTTGACCCCGGGGCCGACCCGGAGAAGGAAGCAGCCGCAGGGGAACCCACGGCAGCTCAGGTCTTGGCGCATGCAGAATCAAACGTATCGGCATCGGCGCACGAAGCGGATGCCATGCACGCAGCAGGTTCCCAGTCCCCCCCTGAAAAATCCGAAAAATAG
- a CDS encoding SH3 domain-containing protein: MATPKYIRALFAGVLAAGMVFTALPATSQVRVNADSGSKVRVGNFALPLDPDTYRMTSPMGPRCMPVVGGSTHHLGQDMGTRDNAPIYAVAAGTVRKVVNGTGSTSGQVVVTHRIDGGTYESAYMHMWPNDVLVKTGQKVAAGQKIALVGSSGPSTGPHLHLEIWKDRFYSSDSNVRNPRAFLKDRGLDLNSHATATYAESLKTCTYYARGKAELFASASADSKVLARPNRNAPVSSKPGAINGLRNGSFVKVKYGSVTGWMNRFAVTPYELGAAPEGSMTSTGTVTNGVRVPFAKYSNPYGLNMRSGAATWYSKLLMIPAGTTFEAYESSAGWLRVKYKGTEGWVSASLARKTASIDQTKLPATHEVLRDLKLRSGAGTTYQETHPLKRGAKVAVRQVRGGWSQIQSGKHSGWVSSADMKKIGSATPQTAKPPVAKPTPTKATHETTANLNMRAGAGTNTKIVKVLRSGTDVIELRRQGTWSNIKAGNAAGWVSNKYLRVIKPAATKPPVVQSVKKATYTSKAKVVARKSASAKAAAVVSIPAKTNVTVDARSGSWLRVKYAGKTGWVPANQLSAYKAPAKPKPPVVQSVKKATYTSKAKVVARKSASAKAAAVVSIPAKKNVTVDAKSGSWLRVKYAGKTGWVPANQVSAYKAPAKPKPPVVQSVKKTTYTSKVKVVARKSASAKAAAVVSIPAKKNVTVDAKSGSWLRVKYAGKTGWVPANQLSAYKAPAKSRTTTVRLNLRTGTNTSTRSLLVIPKGKKITVKATRGSWTQTSYSGKTGWVSSRYLR, encoded by the coding sequence ATGGCCACACCGAAATACATTCGTGCCCTTTTCGCGGGGGTGTTGGCGGCAGGAATGGTTTTCACCGCGCTGCCGGCAACCTCCCAGGTCCGTGTCAACGCCGATTCCGGCAGCAAGGTCCGCGTCGGCAATTTCGCTTTGCCGCTTGACCCCGACACGTACCGAATGACCTCCCCGATGGGGCCGCGTTGCATGCCGGTGGTGGGAGGGTCGACCCACCACCTGGGTCAGGACATGGGCACAAGGGACAACGCCCCCATCTATGCGGTGGCCGCAGGCACCGTGCGCAAAGTCGTCAACGGCACCGGATCGACCTCAGGACAAGTGGTGGTTACCCACCGCATCGACGGGGGAACCTACGAGTCGGCCTACATGCACATGTGGCCCAACGACGTCTTGGTCAAAACGGGCCAAAAGGTCGCGGCAGGACAAAAGATTGCCCTGGTGGGCTCCTCGGGGCCATCCACCGGCCCACACCTGCACCTGGAAATCTGGAAGGATCGCTTCTACTCCAGCGATTCGAACGTTCGCAACCCCCGTGCCTTCCTCAAGGACCGCGGGCTGGACCTGAACTCCCATGCCACCGCCACTTACGCAGAGTCGCTGAAGACTTGCACCTATTATGCGCGAGGCAAGGCCGAGCTCTTTGCCTCGGCTTCCGCCGACTCGAAGGTCCTGGCCAGGCCGAACCGCAACGCCCCTGTCAGCAGCAAACCCGGTGCCATCAACGGACTTCGTAACGGGTCCTTTGTCAAGGTCAAGTACGGCTCGGTTACCGGTTGGATGAACCGATTTGCCGTCACGCCCTATGAATTGGGGGCAGCACCCGAGGGGTCGATGACATCCACGGGAACCGTCACCAACGGTGTCCGGGTGCCCTTTGCCAAATACAGCAACCCCTATGGCTTGAACATGCGCTCCGGCGCGGCCACCTGGTACTCGAAGCTCCTGATGATTCCCGCCGGCACCACTTTCGAAGCCTATGAAAGCTCCGCTGGCTGGTTGCGCGTGAAGTACAAGGGAACCGAAGGCTGGGTATCGGCAAGCTTGGCGCGCAAGACCGCGTCCATCGACCAGACTAAACTACCCGCAACCCACGAAGTCCTTCGTGACCTCAAGCTGCGTTCCGGGGCCGGGACCACGTATCAGGAAACCCATCCTCTCAAGCGAGGCGCAAAAGTTGCGGTGCGCCAGGTACGGGGCGGCTGGTCCCAGATTCAATCCGGGAAGCACTCCGGATGGGTCAGCTCGGCGGACATGAAGAAAATCGGATCAGCGACGCCCCAGACGGCAAAGCCACCGGTAGCCAAGCCCACGCCAACCAAGGCAACGCATGAGACCACCGCGAATCTGAACATGCGCGCGGGGGCCGGCACCAACACCAAGATCGTCAAGGTCCTGCGCAGCGGAACCGACGTCATCGAACTCCGTCGCCAAGGCACCTGGAGCAATATCAAGGCCGGGAACGCCGCCGGATGGGTCAGCAACAAGTACCTGCGCGTCATCAAGCCTGCCGCAACGAAGCCGCCGGTGGTCCAGTCGGTGAAGAAGGCGACCTACACGTCCAAGGCGAAGGTCGTTGCGCGCAAGAGCGCGAGTGCGAAGGCCGCGGCGGTCGTGAGCATTCCTGCCAAGACGAACGTGACGGTGGATGCTAGGAGCGGTTCGTGGCTGCGTGTGAAGTATGCGGGCAAGACCGGGTGGGTTCCGGCGAACCAATTGTCCGCCTACAAGGCACCGGCCAAGCCGAAGCCGCCGGTGGTCCAGTCGGTGAAGAAGGCGACCTACACGTCCAAGGCGAAGGTCGTTGCGCGCAAGAGCGCGAGTGCGAAGGCCGCGGCGGTCGTGAGCATTCCTGCCAAGAAGAACGTGACGGTGGATGCGAAGAGCGGTTCGTGGCTGCGTGTGAAGTATGCGGGCAAGACCGGGTGGGTTCCGGCGAACCAAGTGTCCGCCTACAAGGCACCGGCCAAGCCGAAGCCGCCGGTGGTCCAGTCGGTGAAGAAGACGACCTACACGTCCAAGGTGAAGGTCGTTGCGCGCAAGAGCGCGAGTGCGAAGGCCGCGGCGGTCGTGAGCATTCCTGCCAAGAAGAACGTGACGGTGGATGCTAAGAGCGGTTCGTGGCTGCGCGTGAAGTATGCGGGCAAGACCGGGTGGGTCCCGGCGAACCAATTGTCCGCCTACAAGGCACCGGCCAAGAGCAGGACAACCACCGTCCGGCTGAACCTGCGAACCGGAACAAACACATCAACACGATCGCTGTTGGTGATTCCGAAGGGCAAGAAGATCACGGTCAAGGCGACACGAGGAAGCTGGACACAGACCAGCTATTCAGGGAAAACGGGCTGGGTTAGCTCCAGGTACCTTCGCTAA
- a CDS encoding SH3 domain-containing protein yields MKKLDFARTEPISAPVEASGPTHRTSAELKLRKGAGRHYAVQYLIPQSTPVYLLRVSGLWASVQHGQTFGWLPAQCLERLEAPRQPPQVPVRPVASQLPENPASVGGAPSAPEVPDEDFIPTHRSTADLNLRKGSGTNYPVLRVLAANIQVRKVDELGTWAKISTGKDVGWVPSAYLARINVSRPATGIQAMAPTEFTTTVRLNVRKDAGDRFPILRIMQAGTLVKVNGKLGPWRRIMLDQETGWVPASQLQLRYVVSKTPVTITETTLYRGASANYRAIAQLAVGEQLEVIASRGQWTKVRAGRLEGWVHSSHLG; encoded by the coding sequence ATGAAGAAACTCGACTTCGCACGCACCGAGCCGATTTCCGCCCCGGTGGAAGCCTCGGGACCCACGCACCGGACCTCCGCGGAACTCAAGCTGCGCAAAGGGGCTGGCCGGCATTACGCGGTCCAGTACCTGATTCCCCAGAGCACCCCGGTCTACCTGCTTCGAGTCAGCGGGCTATGGGCCAGCGTGCAGCACGGACAGACCTTTGGCTGGCTCCCGGCCCAATGTCTCGAACGACTCGAAGCGCCCCGGCAGCCCCCGCAGGTTCCCGTACGTCCGGTCGCCAGCCAGCTGCCGGAAAATCCCGCATCGGTGGGCGGAGCCCCCAGCGCGCCGGAAGTGCCGGACGAAGACTTCATACCCACCCACCGCAGCACTGCCGACCTGAACCTGCGCAAGGGCTCTGGCACCAACTATCCGGTGCTGCGCGTGCTGGCGGCAAACATCCAGGTCCGGAAGGTTGACGAACTTGGCACCTGGGCCAAGATCTCCACCGGCAAGGACGTCGGCTGGGTTCCCAGCGCCTACCTGGCTCGCATCAACGTGAGCCGCCCCGCCACCGGCATACAGGCCATGGCACCAACCGAGTTCACGACCACCGTGCGCTTGAACGTCCGCAAGGACGCCGGCGACCGCTTCCCGATCCTGCGCATCATGCAGGCCGGAACCTTGGTGAAGGTCAACGGGAAACTAGGACCATGGCGAAGGATCATGCTGGATCAGGAAACCGGCTGGGTCCCGGCGAGCCAGCTCCAGTTGCGCTACGTGGTCTCGAAGACCCCCGTCACCATCACCGAGACCACGCTCTACCGGGGTGCCTCGGCAAACTACCGCGCCATCGCGCAGCTGGCTGTCGGCGAGCAACTGGAAGTCATTGCCAGCCGCGGACAATGGACCAAAGTCCGCGCTGGGCGGCTTGAAGGCTGGGTCCACAGTTCCCACTTGGGATGA
- a CDS encoding ferritin produces the protein MELTGKLADAFNDQITLEIQASTVYRQLAIEMDVLSLPGIAAWFRAQSAEELVHAEKFIAHMTNRGAHPAIGAIGAPGLNVVTVDGAFQASLDHEKKVSESIRDLYRLAHNEGDIDSVPMLTWFIEEQVEEEATVGEILDRVKMINNDGNGLLRLDSELAAR, from the coding sequence ATGGAACTTACAGGAAAGCTTGCCGACGCATTCAACGACCAGATCACCCTGGAAATCCAGGCCTCAACGGTGTACCGCCAGTTGGCCATCGAAATGGATGTCCTGAGCCTGCCCGGCATCGCCGCATGGTTCCGTGCACAGTCCGCCGAGGAACTGGTACACGCGGAGAAGTTCATCGCCCACATGACCAACCGTGGAGCACACCCGGCGATCGGCGCCATCGGTGCCCCCGGGCTGAACGTGGTAACGGTTGACGGTGCTTTCCAGGCCTCCCTTGACCACGAGAAGAAGGTCTCCGAATCCATCCGGGACCTCTACCGCCTGGCCCACAACGAGGGCGACATCGACTCGGTGCCGATGCTGACCTGGTTCATCGAGGAACAGGTCGAAGAGGAAGCCACCGTCGGTGAAATCCTGGACCGCGTGAAGATGATCAACAACGATGGCAACGGCCTGCTTCGCCTGGACAGCGAACTGGCTGCACGCTAG
- a CDS encoding Tex family protein gives MRIIHTIAAELTSGGASVADWQVKAAVELLDAGSTVPFIARYRKEATGTLDDTQLRLLEERLRYLRELEDRREAILKAIEEQGKLTDELRAAIMAAGTKAELEDLYLPYKSKRRTRAQIAREAGLEPLADSLIRDPAQDPEALAATFLNPEHEVNAASDALAGARAILTERASQDAVLVSELRERLWTRGKISSKIASGAPAADASKFSDYEDFVQPVATQPSHRILALLRGEREGALNLELAEADPRDEAALTEARAGYEAAVARSLGIKAAADAPAGKWLAQTVRLAWRGRLLARLEADLRTRLFEAAEEASVKVFAANLRDVLLAAPAGNRAVLGLDPGLRTGVKVAVVDATGKVVDIATIYPHAPANKWDASVATLVALATKHGTELIAVGNGTASRETDKLAGEVIAKLTNKPAKVIVSEAGASVYSASALASAELPDLDVSIRGAVSIARRLQDPLAELVKIEPKSIGVGQYQHDLTPAKLDRSLDAVVEDCVNAVGVDVNTASPALLARVAGVGSLLSRNIVEHRNANGPFTTRRSLLKVPRLGAKAFEQCAGFLRITGGKQPLDASAVHPEAYGLAETLLAAADAGNQSVATLNAADFVTEQFGLPTVKDVIAELVRPARDPRPDFKTANLKEGVEKIGDLQVGMILEGTVSNVAAFGAFVDVGVHQDGLVHVSAMSSKFISDPREVVTSGQVVKVKVLEVDPERKRISLTLRLDDEPGAKAERTDRAPRGTGQRNEQRGQRPARGGEGKQRGGKPQQNRPASAAGSNANTAMAEALRRAGLSS, from the coding sequence ATGCGAATAATCCACACCATTGCCGCCGAGTTAACTTCCGGGGGTGCTTCGGTTGCCGACTGGCAGGTGAAGGCCGCCGTCGAATTGCTCGATGCCGGATCGACCGTCCCCTTCATTGCCCGATACCGCAAGGAAGCCACCGGAACCCTGGACGACACCCAGCTGCGCCTGCTTGAGGAGCGGCTGCGCTACCTGCGTGAATTGGAGGACCGCCGGGAAGCGATCCTGAAGGCCATCGAGGAGCAGGGGAAACTCACCGACGAGCTGCGGGCCGCCATCATGGCTGCCGGTACCAAGGCCGAATTGGAGGACCTGTATCTGCCATACAAGTCCAAGCGCCGCACCCGCGCCCAGATCGCCCGCGAGGCCGGACTCGAGCCGCTGGCCGACTCGCTGATCCGCGATCCCGCCCAGGATCCCGAAGCGTTGGCAGCCACCTTCCTAAACCCCGAGCACGAGGTCAATGCGGCATCCGATGCCCTGGCCGGTGCCCGGGCCATTCTCACCGAACGTGCCTCGCAGGACGCGGTGCTGGTCTCCGAATTGCGCGAACGGCTGTGGACACGAGGGAAGATCTCGTCCAAGATCGCATCCGGCGCCCCTGCCGCGGATGCCTCGAAGTTCTCCGACTACGAAGACTTCGTGCAGCCCGTTGCCACCCAGCCCTCGCACCGCATCCTCGCGCTGCTGCGCGGAGAACGCGAGGGTGCGCTGAACCTGGAGCTGGCCGAGGCCGACCCGCGCGACGAGGCGGCGCTCACCGAGGCGCGGGCCGGATATGAGGCCGCCGTCGCCCGTTCGCTGGGCATCAAGGCCGCTGCCGATGCGCCGGCCGGCAAGTGGCTGGCACAAACCGTTCGCCTGGCCTGGCGCGGACGCCTGTTGGCACGGTTGGAGGCGGACCTGCGCACGCGGCTCTTCGAGGCCGCGGAGGAAGCCAGTGTCAAGGTCTTCGCCGCCAACCTGCGCGACGTGCTGTTGGCCGCCCCTGCCGGAAACCGGGCGGTGCTGGGGCTGGACCCCGGGTTGCGCACCGGGGTGAAGGTTGCCGTCGTCGACGCCACCGGCAAAGTGGTCGACATTGCCACCATCTACCCGCACGCCCCGGCCAACAAATGGGATGCCTCCGTGGCGACCCTGGTGGCACTGGCAACCAAGCACGGCACCGAACTGATTGCCGTGGGCAACGGGACCGCAAGCCGCGAGACCGACAAACTGGCCGGCGAGGTCATCGCCAAGCTGACCAACAAGCCTGCCAAGGTCATCGTCTCCGAGGCCGGGGCATCGGTGTATTCGGCGTCGGCGCTGGCAAGCGCCGAGTTGCCGGACCTGGATGTCTCCATCCGCGGTGCGGTGTCCATTGCCCGCCGACTGCAGGATCCGCTGGCCGAACTGGTGAAGATCGAACCCAAGTCCATCGGCGTGGGCCAGTATCAGCACGATTTGACCCCGGCCAAGCTTGACCGCTCCCTGGATGCCGTGGTCGAGGACTGCGTCAACGCCGTCGGCGTGGATGTGAACACCGCATCCCCGGCGCTGCTGGCCCGGGTGGCCGGAGTCGGTTCGCTGCTGAGCCGCAACATCGTCGAACACCGCAATGCGAACGGCCCTTTCACCACCCGCCGGTCCCTGTTGAAGGTTCCGCGCCTGGGAGCCAAGGCCTTTGAGCAATGTGCCGGATTCCTGCGCATCACCGGCGGCAAGCAGCCGCTGGATGCCTCCGCCGTGCACCCCGAGGCGTACGGGCTGGCCGAAACCCTGCTGGCAGCCGCCGACGCCGGCAACCAGTCGGTGGCCACCCTGAATGCCGCAGACTTTGTCACCGAGCAATTCGGCCTGCCCACGGTCAAGGACGTCATCGCCGAACTGGTGCGGCCTGCCCGTGACCCGCGCCCGGACTTCAAGACCGCGAACCTCAAGGAAGGCGTGGAAAAGATCGGCGACCTGCAAGTCGGCATGATCCTGGAAGGCACCGTTTCCAATGTGGCAGCCTTCGGTGCATTCGTTGACGTGGGAGTACACCAAGACGGACTGGTCCATGTCTCGGCGATGAGCAGCAAGTTTATTTCCGATCCACGCGAAGTCGTCACATCGGGCCAGGTCGTCAAGGTCAAGGTGCTGGAGGTCGACCCGGAACGCAAGCGCATCTCGCTCACCCTGCGTCTGGATGACGAGCCCGGGGCCAAAGCCGAGCGGACGGACCGGGCACCGCGAGGCACCGGGCAGCGCAACGAACAGCGGGGCCAACGCCCGGCACGCGGCGGCGAGGGAAAGCAGCGCGGCGGCAAACCGCAACAGAATCGGCCGGCCAGCGCCGCCGGGTCTAACGCAAACACCGCCATGGCCGAGGCCCTGCGCCGCGCCGGCCTGAGCAGCTAG
- a CDS encoding 3-oxoacyl-ACP reductase, producing MLIKDQIVLITGAGRGLGADLARAFAREGARLVLNYRSSETAARELAAEFGADRAIAVQADVANADQVSQLVAGAHEHFGAPITTVVNNALPDFSFNGDARAKADGIGYMAFGEQFTGIVGGALNTIQATLPGMRTAGFGNIVNIGTNLFQNPVVPYHDYTAAKAALLAMTRTFAADLGPENIRVNMISGGLLRTTDASAATPEAVFDLIAGSTPLRRVTSPAEFADAALLFASPWSRAVTGQNLVVDGGLVMN from the coding sequence ATGCTTATCAAGGACCAAATCGTGTTGATCACCGGGGCAGGACGCGGACTCGGGGCAGACCTGGCCCGGGCCTTTGCGCGCGAGGGCGCACGGCTTGTATTGAACTACCGCTCCAGCGAAACCGCCGCCCGGGAACTGGCAGCCGAGTTCGGGGCCGATCGCGCGATAGCGGTCCAAGCCGATGTCGCGAACGCGGATCAAGTCTCCCAATTGGTGGCCGGGGCGCACGAACATTTTGGTGCTCCCATCACCACTGTCGTCAACAACGCCCTGCCCGATTTTTCGTTCAATGGCGACGCCCGTGCCAAGGCCGATGGAATCGGCTACATGGCTTTCGGGGAGCAGTTCACCGGCATCGTTGGCGGTGCGCTGAACACGATCCAGGCAACCCTGCCCGGCATGAGAACCGCGGGCTTTGGCAACATCGTCAACATCGGGACAAACCTCTTCCAGAACCCCGTGGTCCCCTACCACGACTACACCGCGGCCAAGGCTGCCCTGCTGGCCATGACCCGCACGTTCGCGGCCGACCTCGGCCCGGAAAACATCCGCGTGAACATGATCTCCGGCGGCCTGCTTCGCACCACCGATGCCTCCGCCGCCACCCCGGAAGCGGTCTTCGACCTGATCGCCGGCTCCACGCCACTGCGCAGGGTCACTTCCCCGGCGGAGTTCGCCGACGCCGCACTGCTGTTCGCTTCACCGTGGTCCCGGGCGGTGACCGGGCAGAACCTGGTTGTCGACGGCGGCCTGGTGATGAACTAG